From Nguyenibacter vanlangensis, one genomic window encodes:
- a CDS encoding NifU family protein: MFIETEDTPNPATLKFLPGRTIVPGRATAEFVSPDAVGGRSKLADALFGQPGVARVFLGGDFVAVTKDDAADWSALKPQILAVLVDFFVSGMTAIEADAAVEEERIAPEDEDIVKQIKELLDTRVRPAVAGDGGDIVFRGYRDGVVRLTMQGACSGCPSSRATLKHGVENMLRHYVPEVIAVEQVDA; encoded by the coding sequence ATGTTCATCGAGACCGAAGACACCCCCAATCCCGCGACGCTGAAATTCCTGCCGGGCCGCACCATCGTGCCCGGCCGGGCCACCGCGGAATTCGTCAGTCCGGACGCCGTCGGCGGCCGTTCGAAGCTGGCCGATGCGCTGTTCGGCCAGCCGGGCGTCGCCAGGGTCTTTCTGGGCGGCGATTTCGTGGCGGTGACCAAGGACGACGCGGCCGACTGGTCGGCGCTGAAGCCGCAGATCCTGGCCGTGCTGGTCGATTTCTTCGTGTCCGGCATGACGGCGATCGAGGCCGACGCCGCGGTCGAGGAAGAGCGCATCGCGCCCGAGGACGAAGACATCGTCAAGCAGATCAAGGAACTGCTGGATACGCGGGTGCGGCCCGCAGTGGCCGGCGACGGCGGCGATATCGTGTTCCGCGGCTACCGCGACGGGGTGGTGCGCCTGACGATGCAGGGCGCGTGTTCGGGTTGCCCGTCCTCGCGCGCCACGCTGAAGCACGGGGTCGAGAACATGCTGCGGCATTACGTCCCCGAAGTGATCGCGGTCGAGCAGGTGGACGCCTGA
- a CDS encoding ATP-binding protein produces MAAPQNGPASPGARRITLWPRGLVGRVTFVLLAAVALVFVGSSVFYEAAETYTVDDTQLELIGERLTIDARVLLASPVSQRPILAAMLSTGDLTLDWRTPGTDKPTRAEPQVLRSLHDRLAARHEILRGAALTLSPTTIGSADIRGILRLPDGSRIGFVAPDILQPHHMTRGLASAAILAGAVLLAAAMLVHTLSMPLRALADVADGVGSGQWIPVEEKGPREVRHLARAINAMQDRIRRLIADRTEALAAVSHDLRTPLARLRLRAGFLDDQEAQRAIEGDVAEMEAMVGGVLAYLSGENDPEAPRVVDLASILATLADDAADQGRDVTYDGPAQWQARLRPLAMKRVFGNLIDNAVNYGGRARIGLSVQPDGLRIRVDDDGPGLPEAELTRVLTPFYRVEGSRSRATGGLGLGLAIVSREVAREGGRLVLSNRKEGGLRAEILLPRAAQGVGRTGRSAIDR; encoded by the coding sequence ATGGCGGCGCCGCAGAACGGGCCGGCATCACCCGGGGCGCGGCGGATCACGCTGTGGCCGCGCGGGCTGGTCGGCCGCGTCACCTTCGTGCTGCTGGCGGCGGTGGCGCTGGTGTTCGTCGGCAGTTCGGTCTTCTACGAGGCGGCCGAGACCTACACGGTCGACGACACGCAGCTCGAACTGATCGGCGAACGCCTGACGATCGACGCCCGCGTCCTGCTGGCCTCGCCGGTCTCGCAGCGTCCCATCCTGGCGGCCATGCTCTCGACCGGGGATCTGACGCTGGACTGGCGGACCCCGGGCACGGACAAGCCGACGCGCGCCGAACCCCAGGTGCTGCGCAGCCTGCATGACCGGCTGGCGGCGCGGCACGAAATCCTGCGCGGCGCGGCGCTGACCCTGTCGCCGACGACGATCGGCAGCGCGGACATCCGCGGGATCCTCCGCCTGCCGGACGGCAGCCGGATCGGCTTCGTGGCGCCCGACATCCTGCAACCCCACCATATGACGCGCGGTCTCGCCTCGGCGGCGATCCTGGCGGGCGCGGTGCTGCTGGCGGCGGCCATGCTGGTCCATACGCTCAGCATGCCGCTGCGCGCGCTGGCCGACGTCGCGGACGGGGTGGGATCGGGCCAATGGATCCCGGTCGAGGAAAAGGGCCCGCGCGAAGTGCGCCACCTGGCCCGGGCGATCAACGCCATGCAGGACCGGATCCGCCGCCTGATCGCCGACCGGACCGAGGCCCTGGCCGCGGTGTCGCACGATCTGCGCACGCCGCTGGCCCGGCTGCGGCTGCGGGCCGGGTTCCTGGACGATCAGGAGGCGCAGCGCGCGATCGAGGGCGACGTGGCCGAGATGGAGGCGATGGTCGGCGGCGTGCTGGCCTACCTGTCCGGCGAAAACGACCCCGAGGCGCCGCGCGTCGTCGACCTGGCGTCGATCCTGGCCACGCTGGCCGACGATGCCGCCGACCAGGGACGTGACGTGACCTATGACGGTCCGGCGCAATGGCAGGCGCGGCTGCGCCCCCTGGCGATGAAGCGGGTGTTCGGCAATCTGATCGACAATGCCGTCAATTATGGCGGCCGGGCGCGGATCGGCCTGTCGGTGCAGCCAGATGGGCTGCGGATCCGCGTCGATGACGACGGGCCCGGCCTGCCCGAGGCCGAACTGACGCGGGTGCTGACCCCGTTCTACCGGGTCGAGGGCTCACGCTCGCGCGCGACGGGCGGGCTGGGGCTCGGACTGGCGATCGTCAGCCGCGAGGTCGCGCGAGAGGGCGGCCGCCTCGTGCTGTCCAACCGGAAGGAAGGCGGGCTGCGGGCGGAAATCCTGCTGCCGCGCGCCGCTCAGGGCGTGGGCAGGACGGGGCGGTCGGCCATCGACAGGTGA
- a CDS encoding biopolymer transporter ExbD: MAMQVGGGGDEDEVVSAINTTPLVDVMLVLLIIFLITIPVATHTIKVTLPRDANQPTQTKPGNVVLAVTENGQVYWNEVAIKSRADLLDRLEKIAVLKPQPQIQIRGDAKSRYESVGRVIATCQEAGIYHVDFITEQPHSD, translated from the coding sequence ATGGCGATGCAAGTCGGAGGCGGCGGCGATGAAGACGAGGTGGTGTCCGCCATCAACACCACTCCGCTTGTCGACGTCATGCTGGTGCTGCTGATCATCTTCCTGATCACCATCCCAGTCGCAACACATACGATCAAGGTCACCCTGCCGCGGGACGCCAACCAGCCCACGCAGACCAAGCCCGGAAACGTGGTGCTGGCCGTGACCGAGAACGGACAGGTCTACTGGAACGAGGTCGCGATCAAAAGTCGCGCCGACCTTCTGGACCGGCTGGAGAAGATTGCGGTGCTGAAGCCGCAGCCTCAGATCCAGATCCGCGGCGATGCCAAGTCCCGGTACGAATCCGTCGGGCGGGTGATCGCGACCTGTCAGGAGGCCGGGATCTATCACGTGGACTTCATTACCGAGCAACCGCACTCGGATTGA
- the tsaB gene encoding tRNA (adenosine(37)-N6)-threonylcarbamoyltransferase complex dimerization subunit type 1 TsaB — protein MTMRILVLNGAPGGPGAAALLGCVTRDGGGGDGGGPRGAVTRTLATRVLPGRGGAESMPAACTALLAECGWRPGDLDLIAAVIGPGSFTGLRAALALAHGLALGAGCDLVGVTSGEAMAPDLRQEAGADRAALCLSVARRGRIFVEQDGAVRAHAVADYALPPGRLLLAGDAAADILAARGDGRSDIALSRLTVPDSGMIARAALARRESGLPARDVLPLYVDPPEARLPAAGLRPAPC, from the coding sequence ATGACGATGCGGATCCTTGTGCTGAACGGCGCGCCCGGCGGGCCGGGGGCGGCCGCGCTGCTGGGCTGCGTGACGCGGGACGGCGGCGGCGGCGATGGTGGCGGCCCGCGCGGGGCCGTCACCCGTACGTTGGCCACGCGCGTCCTGCCCGGGCGGGGCGGGGCGGAATCCATGCCCGCCGCCTGTACCGCCCTGCTGGCGGAATGCGGCTGGCGGCCTGGCGATCTGGACCTGATCGCCGCGGTGATCGGCCCGGGCTCGTTCACCGGGCTGCGGGCCGCGCTGGCGCTGGCGCACGGCCTGGCGCTGGGGGCGGGGTGCGACCTGGTGGGGGTGACGTCCGGCGAGGCCATGGCGCCCGACCTGCGGCAGGAGGCCGGGGCGGATCGCGCGGCGCTGTGCCTGTCGGTGGCGCGGCGCGGCCGGATCTTCGTCGAGCAGGACGGCGCGGTCCGGGCTCACGCGGTCGCGGACTACGCCCTGCCGCCGGGCCGGCTGCTGCTGGCGGGCGACGCGGCCGCCGACATCCTGGCCGCGCGGGGGGACGGGCGATCCGACATCGCCCTGTCGCGCCTGACGGTGCCGGACAGCGGGATGATCGCCCGGGCGGCGCTGGCGCGGCGCGAATCCGGCCTGCCGGCACGGGACGTGCTGCCGCTTTACGTCGATCCGCCCGAGGCCAGACTGCCGGCCGCCGGGCTGCGTCCGGCACCGTGCTAG
- a CDS encoding MotA/TolQ/ExbB proton channel family protein: MTRLHRVPVVAASALAAVLSVSSPVIAVAQDAQSAAPAAAPAPDASAPAAAAPAATPAPADASAPAPAAPATPDAAAPAAAAPAPDASAPAPAAPATPPVEAAAPKPAGNPYGLDALWRNGDIIARGVLLIMVGMSLGTWYIMVTKFFEQARMFSAAKEAAKTFWTKSSIQEGAAALKPSSPFRYIADTGIVAAEHHEGTMQESIDLHSWTSMSIQRAVDTIQTRLQGGLAFLGTVGSTSPFVGLFGTVWGIYHALTAIGIAGQASIDKVAGPVGESLIMTAIGLGTAVPAVLGYNLLVRRNKGAMDKVRNFAADLQSILLGGFRHGVSPDITVRPDSSPTTTTTSNRVA; encoded by the coding sequence ATGACCAGACTGCACCGTGTTCCTGTCGTTGCCGCGTCGGCCCTCGCAGCCGTTCTGAGCGTCTCGTCGCCCGTGATTGCGGTCGCCCAGGATGCACAGTCCGCCGCTCCGGCCGCCGCTCCCGCTCCTGACGCGTCGGCGCCGGCCGCCGCCGCGCCGGCCGCAACCCCGGCCCCGGCCGACGCTTCGGCGCCCGCGCCCGCCGCTCCGGCCACGCCCGACGCCGCCGCCCCGGCTGCCGCCGCTCCGGCCCCCGACGCCTCGGCTCCGGCGCCCGCCGCTCCGGCGACCCCGCCGGTCGAAGCCGCCGCGCCCAAGCCGGCCGGCAACCCCTACGGCCTGGATGCGCTGTGGCGCAACGGCGACATCATCGCGCGCGGCGTCCTGCTGATCATGGTCGGCATGTCGCTGGGCACGTGGTACATCATGGTCACGAAGTTCTTCGAGCAGGCGCGCATGTTCTCGGCCGCCAAGGAAGCGGCGAAGACCTTCTGGACCAAGTCCTCGATCCAGGAAGGCGCCGCGGCGCTGAAGCCCTCCTCGCCGTTCCGCTACATCGCCGACACCGGCATCGTCGCCGCCGAGCACCACGAAGGCACGATGCAGGAATCGATCGACCTGCACAGCTGGACCTCGATGTCGATCCAGCGCGCGGTCGACACCATCCAGACCCGCCTGCAGGGCGGCCTGGCGTTCCTCGGCACCGTCGGCTCGACCTCGCCGTTCGTCGGCCTGTTCGGCACCGTGTGGGGTATCTATCACGCCCTGACCGCCATCGGCATCGCCGGCCAGGCGTCGATCGACAAGGTCGCCGGCCCGGTCGGTGAATCGCTGATCATGACCGCGATCGGTCTGGGCACCGCCGTTCCGGCCGTGCTGGGCTACAACCTGCTGGTCCGCCGCAACAAGGGCGCGATGGACAAGGTCCGCAATTTCGCGGCCGACCTGCAGTCCATCCTGCTCGGCGGCTTCCGCCACGGCGTCTCCCCGGACATCACGGTCCGTCCCGACAGCTCGCCGACCACCACCACCACCTCCAACCGGGTTGCCTGA
- a CDS encoding MucR family transcriptional regulator, translating into MAQEMNKGGLRDLTAQIAAAYVSGNGVEAASLPDLIQKIYATLDGLGRAVAEPERPVPAVPPKKSVFPDYIICLEDGKKLKMLKRHLKTAYNLTPDEYRERWGLPHDYPMVAPNYASHRSSLARKIGLGTKRED; encoded by the coding sequence ATGGCCCAGGAAATGAACAAAGGCGGCTTGCGGGATCTGACGGCGCAAATCGCGGCGGCCTATGTCTCGGGCAACGGCGTCGAAGCGGCCTCTCTGCCCGATCTGATCCAGAAGATCTATGCCACTCTCGACGGGCTGGGCCGCGCCGTGGCCGAGCCCGAGCGGCCGGTTCCGGCCGTGCCGCCGAAGAAATCCGTCTTCCCCGACTACATTATCTGCCTGGAAGACGGCAAGAAACTGAAAATGTTGAAGCGCCATCTGAAAACCGCCTATAACCTGACCCCGGACGAGTATCGGGAGCGGTGGGGCCTGCCGCACGACTACCCGATGGTGGCGCCGAACTATGCCAGCCATCGTTCGTCCCTTGCGCGGAAAATCGGACTGGGCACCAAGCGCGAGGATTGA
- a CDS encoding sulfurtransferase TusA family protein: MTDSETAILDITGETCPMTFVRTRLALDRLPAGGRLRVRLRGAVPLDNVTRSARQLGHAVAGETGTGQDGPDAGIHEILIVKAG, encoded by the coding sequence GTGACCGATAGTGAAACCGCCATCCTCGATATTACCGGCGAGACCTGTCCGATGACGTTCGTCCGGACCCGCCTGGCACTGGACCGGCTGCCGGCGGGCGGGCGGCTGCGGGTGCGGCTGCGCGGCGCGGTGCCGCTGGACAACGTGACGCGGAGCGCGCGTCAGCTCGGCCACGCCGTTGCCGGCGAGACCGGAACCGGGCAGGACGGACCGGACGCCGGCATCCATGAGATCCTGATCGTCAAGGCGGGCTGA
- a CDS encoding YncE family protein — MTFAPLCRSLRHARAAGWLVAACASMTLLSAGAHAERLAFVLNSADASVSEYDIDTHQEIRRIPVLREPHHTAPTPDGKYLLVGDTSGNMLFFLDAQTGARVKSIPIADPYQLQFSPDGKFFTVAGLARNQVDIYDASDFQLLHRIHVDAMPSHMNYAPDSSVVYVSLQDSGKLTAIETATGKVLWTTDVGSTPAGVLWHNDQILVGVMGTDYVAVVDPATGHLDRKIEMAPGPHNLFISPDHKQLYVTCRVSGIIERLDWNTLNVVQSYRVPGGPDDIVFAPDGKMWATLRWRQHVAIIDPVAGTITETIRTGRSPHGIWLNTNQPSLHLSMADRPVLPTP, encoded by the coding sequence ATGACGTTCGCCCCGCTTTGCCGTTCGCTCCGCCACGCCCGTGCCGCCGGATGGCTGGTGGCGGCCTGCGCGTCGATGACGCTGCTGTCCGCCGGCGCACACGCCGAGCGCCTGGCCTTCGTCCTGAATTCGGCGGATGCGTCGGTCAGCGAATACGACATCGACACGCACCAGGAAATCCGGCGCATTCCCGTCCTGCGCGAACCGCACCACACGGCGCCCACCCCCGACGGCAAATATCTGCTGGTCGGCGACACGTCGGGCAACATGCTGTTCTTTCTGGATGCGCAGACCGGCGCGCGGGTGAAATCCATCCCCATCGCCGACCCGTACCAACTGCAATTCAGCCCGGACGGAAAATTCTTCACCGTCGCCGGGCTGGCCCGCAACCAGGTCGACATCTACGACGCGTCGGATTTCCAGCTTCTGCACCGCATCCATGTCGATGCCATGCCCAGCCATATGAATTACGCGCCTGATTCCTCGGTCGTCTATGTCAGCCTGCAGGACAGCGGCAAGCTGACGGCCATCGAGACCGCGACGGGCAAGGTGCTGTGGACCACCGATGTCGGGTCCACCCCCGCCGGCGTGCTGTGGCACAACGACCAGATCCTGGTGGGGGTCATGGGCACCGACTATGTCGCCGTCGTCGATCCGGCGACCGGGCACCTGGACCGCAAGATCGAGATGGCGCCGGGGCCGCACAACCTGTTCATCTCGCCCGACCACAAGCAGCTCTACGTCACCTGCCGCGTGTCGGGAATCATCGAGCGGCTGGACTGGAACACGCTGAACGTCGTGCAGTCCTATCGCGTGCCGGGCGGCCCGGACGACATCGTCTTCGCACCGGACGGCAAGATGTGGGCCACCCTGCGCTGGCGGCAGCATGTCGCGATCATCGACCCGGTCGCCGGGACGATCACGGAGACCATCCGCACCGGCCGCTCGCCGCACGGGATCTGGCTGAACACCAACCAGCCGTCGCTTCACCTGTCGATGGCCGACCGCCCCGTCCTGCCCACGCCCTGA
- a CDS encoding tetratricopeptide repeat protein → MSSCLFRAGRLAGAIVAFSASAALVQPASAADTLSMKVGKPLQQAQTALAAHNYAKAMSAVDAAAAVPGKSEYEDYTITQMRAAVAAQSGNVAAATAAYDKLIASGRTPKDAKLQMMMAEATMAYTAKDYPRAVASIERYLKAAGSNPAMETLLIQSYYLQRDYANAARVQQAQIAEEIKAGKAPAESQLQLLAACQTQQKDLTGLNDTYVQLVSYYPKPEYWALILHGLMVDPKVSPALQLDVYRIRQAAGVLTAPADYMDMTELAMQAGLPQLALDLMNAGYAGGVLGKDAGAAREARLKAMVVKAVSDRKAAIAADEAAAQQAPTGNSLLTVGYNYVTFGQADKGLAIMRQGLAKGPLDPNIARLHYGLAQMAAGRNADAVATLKTVGGDNGARAIAQLWVLKLSAHH, encoded by the coding sequence ATGTCGTCATGTCTGTTCCGCGCCGGCCGTCTCGCCGGCGCGATCGTTGCATTTTCCGCTTCGGCAGCCCTTGTCCAGCCCGCCTCGGCGGCAGATACGCTGAGCATGAAGGTCGGCAAGCCGTTGCAGCAGGCGCAGACCGCGCTGGCCGCGCATAATTATGCCAAGGCCATGAGCGCGGTCGACGCCGCGGCGGCGGTGCCGGGCAAGAGCGAGTACGAAGACTATACCATCACCCAGATGCGTGCCGCCGTCGCGGCGCAGTCGGGCAACGTGGCCGCGGCGACCGCCGCCTATGACAAGCTGATCGCGTCCGGCCGCACGCCCAAGGACGCCAAGCTGCAGATGATGATGGCCGAGGCCACCATGGCCTATACCGCGAAGGACTACCCCCGCGCGGTCGCCAGCATCGAGCGCTACCTGAAGGCGGCCGGCAGCAATCCGGCGATGGAAACGCTGCTGATCCAGTCCTATTACCTGCAGCGCGACTATGCCAACGCGGCGCGCGTGCAGCAGGCGCAGATCGCCGAGGAGATCAAGGCCGGCAAGGCCCCCGCCGAATCCCAGTTGCAGTTGCTGGCCGCATGCCAGACGCAGCAGAAGGACCTGACCGGCCTGAACGACACCTATGTCCAACTGGTGTCCTATTATCCCAAGCCCGAATATTGGGCGCTGATCCTGCATGGCCTGATGGTCGACCCGAAAGTGTCGCCCGCGCTGCAGCTCGATGTCTATCGCATCCGCCAGGCGGCGGGCGTGCTGACGGCCCCGGCCGACTACATGGACATGACCGAATTGGCGATGCAGGCCGGCCTGCCGCAGCTTGCGCTGGACCTGATGAATGCCGGCTATGCCGGCGGCGTGCTGGGCAAGGATGCCGGCGCGGCGCGCGAGGCCAGGCTGAAGGCCATGGTCGTAAAGGCCGTGTCCGACCGCAAGGCGGCGATCGCGGCGGACGAAGCCGCCGCGCAGCAGGCGCCGACCGGCAATTCCCTGCTGACCGTCGGGTATAATTACGTGACGTTCGGCCAGGCCGACAAGGGACTGGCCATCATGCGCCAGGGTCTGGCGAAGGGGCCGCTGGACCCGAACATCGCCAGGCTGCATTACGGCCTGGCCCAGATGGCGGCCGGTCGCAACGCGGACGCCGTCGCCACGCTCAAGACGGTGGGCGGCGACAACGGCGCGCGCGCCATCGCGCAATTGTGGGTCCTGAAACTGTCGGCGCATCACTGA
- a CDS encoding response regulator transcription factor, whose translation MPQTYSDADLPARILVVEDDPGMRTLLVRVLQGDGYRVRGVQDGREMWAALAASPADLIVLDVMLPGSNGLDLCRSLRSGGMGMGSAGAEAAGQVDRQTPIIMVSARGEELDRVLGLELGADDYVAKPFGQKELLARVRAVLRRGVAPPSPGGTPRREVLKFDGWTLDLRRRELTDPSGAVVEISGAEHDLLVSFLDNPQRVIGRDRLLELSRTRLGDVSDRSVDVLVSRLRRKLGSESETLIRTVRGMGYIFTAPVERH comes from the coding sequence ATGCCCCAGACCTATTCCGACGCCGATCTGCCCGCCCGTATCCTGGTCGTCGAGGACGATCCAGGCATGCGTACCCTGCTCGTGCGTGTGCTGCAGGGGGACGGCTACCGGGTGCGGGGCGTACAGGACGGGCGCGAGATGTGGGCGGCCCTGGCCGCGTCGCCGGCCGACCTGATCGTGCTGGACGTCATGCTGCCGGGCAGCAACGGGCTCGATTTGTGCCGGTCGCTGCGCAGCGGCGGCATGGGCATGGGCAGCGCGGGCGCCGAAGCGGCCGGACAGGTGGACCGGCAGACGCCCATCATCATGGTCTCGGCGCGGGGTGAGGAACTGGATCGCGTGCTGGGGCTGGAACTCGGGGCCGACGATTATGTGGCCAAGCCCTTCGGCCAGAAGGAATTGCTGGCGCGCGTGCGCGCAGTGCTGCGACGCGGCGTGGCGCCGCCCAGCCCGGGCGGGACGCCTCGGCGCGAGGTCCTGAAATTCGACGGCTGGACGCTGGATCTGCGGCGGCGGGAACTGACCGATCCGTCCGGCGCGGTGGTCGAGATCTCCGGTGCGGAACATGACCTGCTGGTCAGTTTCCTGGACAATCCGCAGCGGGTGATCGGCCGCGACCGGCTGCTGGAACTGTCGCGCACCCGGCTGGGCGACGTCTCGGACCGCAGCGTCGACGTGCTGGTCAGCCGCCTGCGCCGCAAGCTGGGCAGCGAGTCCGAAACCCTGATCCGCACCGTGCGGGGCATGGGCTACATCTTCACCGCGCCGGTGGAACGCCACTGA
- a CDS encoding malonic semialdehyde reductase, protein MVLDESGLDLLFRSARTAERWRDEPVSDETLRSVYDLVRLGPTSGNCSPARFVFLRTPDNRERLRPALSAGNVDKVLSAPVTVIVAHDPLFFDRLAYLNPEPGLRAWFAADVGLAEETAFRNGTLQGGYLILAARALGLDVLPISGFDAYAIEDAFLAGQGWRANFLVCLGYADGEPERPRAPRLAFDDACLML, encoded by the coding sequence ATGGTTCTGGACGAGTCCGGACTGGACCTGCTGTTCCGGTCGGCCCGCACGGCCGAGCGCTGGCGCGACGAGCCGGTCTCCGACGAGACGCTGCGCAGCGTGTACGACCTGGTCCGCCTGGGTCCGACCTCGGGTAATTGCTCGCCGGCGCGCTTCGTGTTCCTGCGCACGCCCGACAATCGCGAACGCCTGCGCCCCGCTTTGTCGGCCGGCAATGTGGACAAGGTGCTGTCCGCGCCCGTCACCGTGATCGTGGCGCATGATCCGCTGTTTTTCGACCGGCTGGCCTACCTGAATCCCGAACCGGGCCTGCGCGCCTGGTTCGCCGCCGATGTCGGCCTGGCCGAGGAAACGGCGTTCCGCAACGGCACCCTGCAGGGCGGGTACCTGATCCTGGCCGCGCGCGCGCTGGGGCTGGACGTGCTGCCGATCTCGGGGTTCGACGCCTATGCGATCGAGGACGCGTTCCTGGCCGGACAGGGCTGGCGGGCCAATTTCCTGGTCTGCCTGGGTTATGCGGACGGCGAGCCGGAGCGGCCGCGCGCGCCGCGCCTGGCCTTCGACGACGCCTGCCTGATGCTCTGA
- the rimI gene encoding ribosomal protein S18-alanine N-acetyltransferase, with the protein MLGNGPESGPGPGSGPGPEPVTIRAAGPFSGPLLAGLHADAFPPAERWDAPAMETLLSMPGVVAGLGWHRAAPVPRGFIMGRVVADEAEILTLAVAGDARRQGLGRALLAWLADQAVQRGVARLFLEVSAANPAAQALYRGAGFAEIGRRRAYYPDGSDALVLSRAPVPHPAFSPP; encoded by the coding sequence GTGCTAGGCAACGGACCGGAATCAGGACCAGGGCCTGGATCGGGGCCAGGGCCGGAGCCGGTCACCATCCGCGCGGCCGGCCCCTTCAGCGGCCCCCTGCTGGCCGGACTGCACGCGGACGCCTTTCCCCCCGCCGAACGCTGGGACGCGCCGGCGATGGAGACGCTGCTGTCCATGCCGGGGGTGGTGGCCGGGCTGGGGTGGCACCGGGCGGCACCCGTGCCGCGCGGCTTCATCATGGGGCGCGTCGTGGCGGACGAGGCCGAGATCCTGACCCTCGCGGTGGCGGGCGACGCCCGGCGGCAGGGGCTGGGGCGCGCCCTGCTGGCCTGGCTGGCGGATCAGGCGGTGCAGCGGGGGGTAGCACGGCTGTTCCTCGAGGTCTCGGCGGCCAATCCGGCGGCGCAGGCGCTGTACCGGGGCGCCGGCTTCGCCGAAATCGGGCGGCGGCGCGCCTATTATCCGGACGGGTCGGACGCCCTGGTCCTGTCGCGCGCGCCCGTGCCGCATCCGGCGTTCAGCCCGCCTTGA
- a CDS encoding biopolymer transporter ExbD: MAMSVGTEGTTEDEGIVDINTTPLIDVMLVLLIMLIITIPLQTHSVALDLPQGNPPPSTEVPKVVTLAIDFDNSISWNGEPITDEASLQAHITSAAAMPDQPEMHIHPNRLADYKTVAHVLADCQRLGITKLGIVGQDQFMEGQ, from the coding sequence ATGGCCATGAGTGTCGGCACCGAAGGCACTACCGAAGACGAAGGCATTGTCGATATCAACACGACGCCGCTGATCGACGTCATGTTGGTGCTGCTGATCATGCTGATCATCACCATTCCGCTGCAGACGCATTCGGTCGCGCTGGACCTGCCGCAGGGCAATCCGCCGCCTTCGACCGAAGTGCCGAAGGTCGTGACGCTGGCGATCGATTTCGATAACAGCATCAGCTGGAACGGCGAGCCGATCACGGACGAAGCGTCGCTGCAGGCCCACATCACGTCCGCCGCCGCCATGCCCGACCAGCCCGAGATGCATATCCATCCGAACCGCCTGGCCGACTACAAGACCGTGGCGCACGTCCTTGCGGATTGCCAGAGGCTTGGCATCACCAAGCTGGGTATCGTAGGTCAGGATCAGTTCATGGAAGGACAATGA
- a CDS encoding Fur family transcriptional regulator has translation MVAAGDAMESRIGRMCVERGLKMTGQRRVIARVLSEAEDHPDVEELYRRAVGLDARISVATVYRTVRLLEEKGILERRDFGGGRARYEATEEGDHYHLIDVDTGKVVEFEDTEHAALMKRIADRLGFDLVSHRLELFARRKPAAAALDGPAVPRPAAKQPAAKQKDGSSR, from the coding sequence ATGGTAGCGGCCGGCGACGCCATGGAGTCGCGGATCGGGCGGATGTGTGTCGAGCGGGGTCTGAAGATGACCGGACAGCGCCGGGTCATCGCCCGCGTCCTGTCCGAGGCCGAGGACCATCCCGACGTCGAGGAACTCTATCGCCGCGCCGTCGGCCTGGATGCGCGGATTTCGGTCGCCACCGTCTATCGCACCGTCCGCCTGCTGGAAGAGAAGGGCATCCTCGAGCGCCGCGATTTCGGCGGCGGCCGGGCGCGTTACGAAGCCACCGAGGAAGGCGACCATTATCACCTGATCGATGTGGACACCGGCAAGGTCGTCGAGTTCGAGGATACGGAACATGCAGCGCTGATGAAACGTATCGCCGATCGCCTGGGTTTCGACCTGGTCTCCCACCGGCTGGAATTGTTCGCCCGCCGAAAGCCGGCCGCTGCCGCGCTGGACGGGCCGGCCGTGCCGCGCCCCGCCGCGAAGCAGCCCGCAGCGAAGCAGAAGGATGGATCGTCACGGTGA